In Babesia microti strain RI chromosome IV, complete genome, the sequence GCAATCTACCAAATTGAGTCATCGGCTACCGTGAAATCCATCATCCTCACGATCCCAACGCACCTGGTAAAGGACGTGtttttgaatttatcaaaGAGGGATTACCTGAAGGAGCAGGTGGTGGATAAGGGACTGGAATTTTACCATAGAATCGATagaattgtcaaattctTCGAGCTGCAGCAGGAGTGGTCTTTAGCAGTCTCTAAAGAGCACTCTGACCTCAAAGCAGTCTCCCAAGCCCTAACGCTATGCGACTCCGGCATTGAATATCCAGAGTCCAAGCCCGCAAACCCAAAGGTTAAAATGTCCACAAAATTGAAGGTCCACTCGCTCAGCCTCTGTGCAGGGGCACCTAATGACGTGGAAATTTCTGCCAGGAAGCTATCGTTAGATTTAGCGGTACAGATAAATGGACAGGCATCTGCATGCATCAAGGCAAAGTACGCCAAATTGTCAACAGGCGCTGGGCCAGTCCTCCTCTGTGcaaatgatacaaatttcCTGCAATTTGACCTCAGTCTCCAGAGACTCGAATCCCTGGCCTTCCAATACGACGTGCAGTCTGCCCTCTCAATTTCAAGTCCTGTGCTAGACCCGGCGCACATAGGTGCCCTAACAGATTCCATCGCGGCGATTTGTGGAGCTGTCCCGCAGTTGAAGGGAGGGAACAGCCCCTGGGCCCAGGGCTCTTTCAGAGGCAATGTAGCCCAGGCGCTCTGCCTGGCCCGTATCAGGCTCACAGCGACTGTGGACGATTTGGTGCTAATTCTACAGCCTGGCCCGGGGGATGAGGTCTTCCTCTACTCCCGCGCCAGGCTGAAAGCCCTCTACGACTTGGCCACGGGCCCAGACTCTGTGCCCCCGCCCTTCATAGATTCAGATGGCATGGCGAGGCACCTACTGGTAACCGTAGAGGAGACGCGTATCAGTTTGAAAAGGGGCGCTATGCTGCTCTACATAGCCGAGATCAAGGAAGTCTCTATGCAGGCGACGCTCTTAGCATCGTCATATGGAGGAAAGGAAAGCGTTGAATTCCGCCCTAGAATGGAGGCCCCTATCCCCACTCTCTCTGCGGTGGAACATCAAGAATCAAAGTCTCCCAAAACCCCATATCCCGTGGGGTTTCAAGGAAGCAGGTACCGCGATATAGTCagaaaaattaaaatcgCCATGCGACTTGGGGGACACAAACAACCGAGTGATGCAAACCCAGTAGAAACAGACGCTAAACCTGCGCAACTCGTTCAAGCACAAATGATAGGGAACATAGGAAGCAGTGGGCATATCCTATACGCGGCTGAACTAATAGCGACTAGGGCAAAAGTATGGGCAATCCCAGACCGTAGCACATCCAGGGGCGTCCGTGGAACGGAAGAGGGGCTTAACCTGTTGATCGAAAACGTAAGCGGCGACCTGCTGCGCCTTCAGGCGTGTGGATTGCTAGGTCTAGACCCTGCCAAATGCGTAATGACACTCTCGGTCGTGCTGGGACAACTCTGCATCTACCTTGACTCCAGGCCCCTAATCATACCCTGCGGGAACATAAGCTCCAGGGCTGGAAGTGGAAGGTTCAGCTCTGCAGCCCCCGGGTTAGGGAGTTCCGTCCCAGTTACGGTCTGGGCCAAGGCCACAGTGGAGGGCATAAGGCTGCACCTACCGCCGCCGCGCGTCTCCAGCCTAGAAAGCGACAAAAAGTTCTCCATATACCAGCTAGAGATGAAGACAAGCCTGTACGGGCTGGCCAGTGGCGCCTGCAACGAGACAGACGTGGCCGATTTGTGGAAGCAACGCCATCTCGTTACGTGCGGCGAGTGGAGAAACTTGCGCATCGCCCACAATACCTACACAGAGATGCATCGTCTTTTTTGCACTATGGCCGCGCCTAGCCATAGGCTGGTCGCCCTGCTCTCAGCCGAGAGCTTCACTGCGGAACTACAACCCCCCCCCCGGCTCGCAGACAGGCTGCCGCACCTGAGGCTGCTCTCTGATTGTCTGAACGGAACGGCAGTTGTGGACAGGCTAACCCGTAGCGTGGAGGCTGAATGTAAAATTCAAGAGTTCCAGCTCTACTGCGTGCTAGACGGCGCCTCTCAGACGATAATCAACGACTCATCTGCCCTATCCGACATAAGTATCGCATTCTACGGCTCCGGGGCCAAAAGGAGTCTATCTCTCTCCCTGGTGGACATTCAGGTCGTGATAGAGCTAGAGCTGATAGAGAAGCTACTTGCCCTCGGCCCTTCCGCGCCTCGAGCGAATACAAACAATACTGCTACTACAACTACTACAGCTACTGCCGCCCCAAACCCAAACCGCCGCGGGGATGCTGATTTTTGGACTTCTCCTACTCCTACAGAGAGGTTGGGAGGGCTAGAAGTGTCCATAAACGCCTCCAGAGTAGCGCTGTGGCTCGTCAGAAAGCAGCGGACAATGAGCGATAAGGCACTCCATATACACCCGGCAGTTATAGAACAGGCTGAAAAACTGCTGGATTATGAGTGCCAGTGCGCCGACCCAGTTAACGACCTCTCCGGACTGGGAGCAAGCCTTTCGGCGACCGTCAACCTCTCGGAAGACGGCCTCGTGCTGGACTGCAGTGGCCTTTCGCTCTACTGGGGGGCGCCTAACAGCGCCCTCTACAACGtggaaattttatcctTCTCTGACCTCACCGCCGGGCTTACCAGAAATGGGTCTTCCAGGGACGTAGACGTCCTCGTAGATAGCATCACCGTTAGGTTACCCCTCCTCATTGCCGGGCCGGCCCTTGACTTTCTCAAGGCACTGAAAAAAATGGCCCGGAGACTTGTGCCGGCGAAGGGGTCTTCGCCGGCGGCGCCGGGACTGCCTGCTCCGATCCGCATGAACGCCATGGCAAAGGAGATGCGTGGCTCTGTCTATAGTGGAATTTCCTCTCTAGATTCCACACTGCTCGCCAGGCTCTCCCTGCATGGCGCCCAGGTAGCGCTGGCGCTCGACGCCGCACCGCGCCCGAGCCGAGTTGCCGTGGACGCCGTCCTAGCCCTGGACGGGTGGAACGACCTGCGAGTGCCCTTTGCCATCCTGCACAGGGCGCCCCTGTCCCTGGCCCTAACACTTTACTGCGGGGGCTCCACCCCCGCCGCCCAAACTTGGAGCGCCTCGGCAGAGCTCGGCGCCGTCTCGCTGGTCCTAAGCTATGACCTCTGCCGGCTGCTGAGGCACCTCAGCTGCGTCGTTCCGCAGAGAGTGGGATCTAGCGAGTGCCTGGTATACAACGAGTTGGAGCAGCTCGTTGGGCTCGACCTAATAGGCGCTAGGGAGCCCGTGCTCGTGCCCCGTTTCTGCTTCCGCAGGGTTAACCTACCGCTCTCGCACGTGTTCAACGCCAACGTGCTCTTCATCAACGAGGCCGGCTGCGACAGGAAAATATTCGACCGGAAGCGTGCCAAACTGCTACTCTACGGCAACACCAACGACGTATCCAGTGCGCTGGCCGGCCACAGGTTCTCAGGCGATAAAATATGGGGCCCGGGTACGAGCTTGCCAGTAGTGGCACCCATCATCCACCCGGGCTCCGTGCCTTGCCTGGTCGTTGGCTCCATCCTGCGGGTTGAAAACCGCACCAGGATGACTCTCTCAGTCCTTTGCGTAAACGACGCCGTAACTAAAACTTTCAACACACTAAACGCTATGTCTGGAGCTAATGCCGACGCGGGCAATGGGAACGAAAAGAGCCGCGTTGAACAGCTGGTACTGCAAGAAAATTGCTCCTCCTCTGTGCCCATTTCCTGGCTCCAGGCAGGAACCAGGGCTGAAATCTCCAATGAATCTGGAGATGTAGTCAGGCTCCCCGACCTCAATTCCCTGGCATTCGGCAGCTACAGGGCCGACAAATGGCCCGTGGTATTCAGCAAGACCTGTGGGGTCTCCGCCCGCCTGGACTTTACCCCCTCATGGGGCACCCGTCCCCGCTGCCTCGTCCTGGAGCCTATGGTGCGCTGCCACAACCACCTGCCCTGGCCCATAAAAATATGCGTACTGGGCAACGACGTCAGGACGGGTAAGGTCCTCAGCATACGTCCGCTGCAGTTTGCGGGGCTCTGCTGGGGGGAGTCCAAGCCTCTGCTGACCGTGCAGGCCGTCCTCCCGGGGGGCCTCCTCTTTGAGGGGAGGGCCCCCGTGGCGCTCAAAGAGGGCTCCAAGGTCACCCGCTGCCTGACCTGCTCCGATTCTGAGGAAAAAATCCCCATTGTCATCGCTGCTTCCAGGCACGTTCTTTCCGTCTTTATACCCGTACTGCTTAGAAACCTGATGAATGCCCCGGTATTTGTCAACCACAGGGCCCTGGAGCCGGAGGAAGTGGTCCACCTGTCCGTGGGCGATGCCACTGCCCTGCGCATCTCAACTCACAATCCAACCCACAGCTCATCTCACGGTTCAATTCACAATTGCGGCTTGGACCGCGCCCAGGAGCTGCCTAGTTCATTAAAGGTCAACCTGCTCAACCCTGTACGTGGAGGTGTGTTGGTGGACGCTCAGTCTGTCACTAGCCGCTCCATTGGCTGGTCTTTATGGGCCCTGCAGTCGCAGCTGCCGCTCAATTCAACCCTGTTAGCCACCATTCACAGTTTGTTTTGCATCACCAACAGCCTGCCTAACGACGTCTTCGTGCGTTGTGAGGGCGAATCTGTACCCATCCTGCTACGCAGCGGATCAACCGTGGAAACCAGCCACTGTTCCACGCGCAGGATTACCGTTTTAGACGTGGAGGGGAGCCAAGAGTTCAACTTTGAGTACGCTGAGCGGGAGGAGTGCATACAGCGCCTGTTGGGGCCTCACTTGATCGACGTCACCGTGGGGCCCCTGAGGACGCGGCGGTCCCTGTCCATGGGTAGTTGCGCCTTCGTACTGCAAAAGACGTGCGCCTATGAAATCACGCTTGAGCTGGCGGCTGAGCCTCGCTTTATCCTCTTTAACAACACGTGCGAGGCGCTCACCACGAGCAACTGCCTTTCGTGCGGGGGCGAGTACGTCCTGGGCCCTGGCGAGCGCTGCATCCTGGACGTCCCTGCCTGCCCCTCCTTCTCCCTTAGGTTGTCCATCGCCTCCCGTCCCGTCGTCATACCCTGCGGGGTTTCCTCCCCCGCCCCGGGGGGCGGGGAGGACGGGTCTGGCTGCGAGTACGCATTTCAGGTGACTAGGCGGGGCTCTCGCAGGCTCTACGTGGGCGCTGCCCCCAGGTTCGACGGGGGCGGTTCAGATCTGGGGAGTTCAGGTCTCGCGAGGGGTTCTAGTCTCGGCGAGCGGTGTCGAGCCTTGGGGGTGGTTCGAGTCTCAGCGGCCCGACTGACCCTTACGCTCGTAGATGAGGCTGCGCTGGCGGCGTTGCACCTGATCGGCATGAGCGCCAGCCTGGACCCGGGTCCTTCCGCCAGCTTGCGGGCCACGGTCAGCTCGCTCCACGTAGACCACTTCATCCCGGGCGGCGGTATCCCCGCCATAGTACAGACATCCAACGTGGATTCAGCAGACCCGATGCCATTTTTGGACCTGATTCTGCGCTGCGCCTCCTCTGGCGACTGGGAGGGTGAAAAGCTTGCGATGGAGGGTGAAAAGCTCGCGAATTTTGTCGAGCTTCTGTCTGTAAAAGTGGCTCCAGTCTGCATCAACATCGAATTTACCGTCATTAAACGCCTCCTTTCTGCCCTCAGGCGCATGCTGCCCCTGTTGGGCTCAGTGGCGTCCCGCCTCCAGCCTCGCCCTCCCTCCCATTCCGGCGCGCAGGGGTGGGCTAGCAGCTACCTGCACTTTGGGCTCGTTGAAGTGTCGCCCCTGTCAACGGCGATTTCAATTCGAACTGGCGGACAGGAGCCCTTTCAGGAACTATTTGCGCTAAAATTACTCGAGTGGTTGCCCTTAGACACCCCGAAAATCAACTTTAACCTAAACGGAGAAAAGGTTGAAAAATTTTGCGGCACGCCTAAGCAACTAGCCAAGCGTTTGGGCTCGGGTTATATCAAGCAGCTTTTGCGCCAGTCCATCCCCAGCGTCTGGCTGTCCTACCCCCTGGCCTTTTTGCTAGGCGTGCTACGCGCCCTTGGGGCGCTTTTTGCCACCCCTGCAAGGCTAATAAACGCACCAATCAGCAAGGATTCCTCCAGGCCGGAGGCTGCGCTGATCGGGGCGCGGTTGGGGATTATGCTCTCCATGCCGTACGTGGTTGGCGGCGCCTTCCAGACCCTGGGCCACACCCTTAACATGCTACACAAGATCTGTGGCGGGCAAAAGGTCACTCCTGTTGGCATTATCGACTCGCTCTGGCTATCAGTCAATGGCATGCTTGCCGACATATTCTACTATCCGTGGGTCGGTCTACGCAGCGAAAAACTGGCCTTTAGTAACGGCGTGGGCATATCACTTTTGGGCTATGCCCTTTGCTGCGTGCGTTGCGCCGCATGCCCTATTCTCGGGCTAATAAACCTACTAACCACTATTTGCGAGGGCTTTTCCAACACTCTCATAGGGGACTTTGAGCACTTTGCCCACCTATCGGACACGCCAGACTCGTAGATAGCCTGCACAGTGGCACAGTGCCACTGTGCCTACCAATGCCACATCGCTTCTGTTTCATGgcaaattgtacaataaaagttgataattttaactaGACTAACATGCCGATTCCTGTGGGTAACACAGGTTTAactcaaaattattgtagGTTGACTTGCAATATTATGAAGGCTACTGGTGCCAGGGATAAGGCTATGAATACGACCTCTCCATAGCACCCACGTCCAGGGACTCCACACCCGCCAGCGCAGAGTTCAGCCTCTCGAGGTTCTCCATCGCCTGACGCTGTTTCTCCTCAAACGCTATCTCCCTGGCCAGGTCCGCGGCCAGTTGCTCAGCAGTCTTTGTGTCGTAGCCGTAGCCAGAAGAGTCCACCTGACATACTGAATTGTTCCTTATCTGACGTCTTGTCTCCACGTTTGCCTTCTTTTCTTTCTTTACCTCGTGTGCCCACTTGACGCTCAGGGCTGTAGTGATGCCGGGGATGGGCTGGTCAGACATAGCTGCCTTGGCAAATTCCGCGGCCACGCGCAATCTAAAGTCTATAAATGCAATGCCCTTGCTGGACACTAAAGTTATGTCTTCTAGGGCGCCCCACCGAGAAAATTCCCTTATCAATGTAGCCTTCAAATCTTCCACCGGATTAGCGAGCGAACAATCGGGGTATACGTTGCCCAAAAAAAGGCTCTTGCCCtgcgataaaaatgacCCAACGCCCGTCATATCCTCCCGGTGCTTGGAATGACGATCTCTCCCAAATACGTCGCAACTTGCATCTATTCTTGCCTCGTCCTCAACTGTCGGTATCCTGTGGTAGTAGGTGCAATCACTACCGAATGAACAGCATCCGCGCGcaaaatataaacaaatatatccTTGTCCAGCATGGGGGTCCCAATCCGCCCTAGTGTACCCAGAATCAAGCTCTGGATCGCACTTTGTGGCCGCTGGAGGCCGTTCGTTAAGCTGGTGCCTAGGGTCGAAGCGGTCCGTCGCATATTTGCCGTACCATATGTTATAATTCTCGTTCCCCTGTACATACGACACAGAATTTCCGAGGCCAGGCTCTACCTGCCTCCTAGCCGGACCCCAACCAGGCGTAGTGTCCTCCAATTTTTCAAGGGCAGCTTCAGGTATGGGCTCGTAGATGAGCTCCTCCTCGCCAAGACCCACGGTTTCCCCTGGTGGTTTGTGGTACCCAGCGTTAAGAAAATTGTCAGAAAATGTTAATCCTAAAGAAAGTATATCGTGGACGGTGGCTTCCTTACTTTCAACTAGATCTTTAGCGAAAGGCGCATAGCCGAAATCAATGTAGTCTAGTGGGTTTGGTAGGGTACGATTTTCATTATTGTTTTTTTTCAGAGATGCTAATTTGGGTCCGCCCCTTTTCTTGGGCGGTAGCTCCTCGCCCATCCGCTTAGCGCCCATGTCACTCTATCATAATCCCACTAAGCCGTGGCATTTTGTGGTGCCTTTCACTATCGGCAAATATGGTAATATAGCGACTGCAGCAATGCACATGTATTATTACTAGACCATCACAGTGGCTATAATTTATGTGTGAACATGATCCTTCATGCTTCATCGGTTTTTCCATTCGTTAGTGGTATTTAGTTGGAGTTGTTCGTTTGCTTGTGGTTGGACCCTGCCCAGGAGTAGCCAATTGGGCGATAGCGGACAAGTGATAAGGCCATTTAGGCATAAGCAGCCCAGATTGCCCCGGGATGTTGTTATTACCCCTGAGCCCGGTCCATTTCAAGTACCATATCTAGAGCTGAAGGAATCTGCCTTTTGGGACCGGGAAAACTTTGATAAGTTACTACAGCAGGGAACTCAACTGTACGGTAAGAGTTTACATCCATTGGCTGCAAGGTGGATAAATTGCAGATTGAaggtaaaaattttataaattccttaaaatttttggacacatttcaaaattttaaaggAATTGTGTATATACTAGCCTATAAATTAACCTAGAGAATCAACCTTAATAATGACCCACAAATAGCAATTTCTATTGACAAATTCACCAGTAATTTGTCTCGCGATGGCATCCCGTACATCGACCAGCCTAGTATTTGCATAGAGGAGCTCTTGTCTACGAGGGTCGGAGAAAATAACCTGGAACAATATATACTTTTGCTATGGGACTACTTTCAACTCAATTATTTCAAGACGCTTATTCCCAGTTCACTAGATATGGAGTTTTGTCTCTCAGATACTTTTTTAGATACAGTCTCATTTTTCCCCTACTGCGAAAATGACATATACGCCTTTTGGGACGGGGATTCACTGGCCCTGCCCGtaatcattttttacaGACCATTACTCTTCGATAGTAATGGTAGGTGtttccaaaatttgctaaaattgACTGTTTTCCGCAGTGCATGCGAATTATTCTACAATCTATACTGGAGTGGTGATAAGGAAAATGAACAAAACTGGCAACGCTTCCAAATCCTACctaaaataatatcaaagTGCGAAAAAGAAGGGCTATTCACTACTGTTTTAAAAAACCCGTCATTCCGTTCCATGGATTATGCACTTGTGAACCTTCACAATAGGGCTGCCAGTCCCACAATGATGGATAAATTTCCATCCCTCATATACACCCCACAATCGTTTATTGAATCCGGAAAACTCAATGACTGGGATAAATCTCTGCAAATACCTCCGCAGATAGACACGCCCCTCGCCCTCTCCTCGATGGATTTATTCAAGGCAACTCTCAGCGAGACGGCTAAGGGCACTGAAGTAGTCAAACATATTGTAACAATGAAAATCCCCATAGATGAATTTTCTCGGGCCCTTCTAAAGGGCAATCTCGAGCAGGCAGCTAACGTCATTTCCCTGGGATACGACAAGTTACTGCTTCTCAAACCAGTGCAGCTTAACTTTGTGGAAAACGCACTTGTCACGGTATGTGATACTTTGACACAGACTTGTGAATCATTGCTAAAACCACATTTACAAACGCAGAATCGaaatgatacaaatgaCCCACAAAATGGGGAAAAAAAGAATTATGCAAATGATATGCTAGAagaaacaattattaaagcCTATCACTTTATCAGGCGTCTGTTTGACCAAATACGGGTGACAAATAACTACCCGTCTTTAGACTCCTCCTTTTTATCCGCGGCAGAGGGCACTATCTTAGCCAATACTGTGGCAGAATCTCGTGCTGATAAAATGATTGATCTggtcaaaaattatacgCCTGTGCTCTTCCCCAATGAATATCTCAACGACCTAATCCCCATTGAAGATCTCATAGCGCTAGAATACATTTTGAATTTCTATAACTTTAACCTATTCGGAGGCCGCTTGCCGACATCGCTGCATGTAAAGTTTGCAGAATTAACCGCTGATATTGATGCACAAAATAGCACCAAGGCAAAATTTGACGAAGCCGGTGACGATGGGGGGGGAAAAATTCCTCTCCTGACCGGGGGGTGGCAGGGGACCCCTTGTGAAGAAAATATAACTTCtcacaatttaaatttaagtACGAATGATTCCAACCATTCGGAACTGGGGCCTGTAACTATATACTTatccaataaattattggaGACCGCAGGCGGAGATAGTTGCGTCATATCTAGAAAagataaaaaaattctgATATGCAAATTATTGCTCGACGAGTGCGTAGAAATATTCAAACGCTCTGTCAACATAAATGAAGAGTATTGGTCCAgtgaattgattaattttcaCCTGAGCCATGTTATTGAAAAATCCAATTGCTGGCCCTTCCACTATGACGAAGCACTGCCCACGGGTACTCCCGGTCCAGACCACGCCTGTGGACATGAGCCTCACGTTGGCGCCACAGTAGATAAATTATCCCATACAGATCGAGCTTTGTTGTGTATGAAGAATAGATATTTCAGGCAAACGATAGACTTCGCATGGGAATCTGGAAAGCTTCCATTTAGACTAATAAACTCCTTGGCGTATTCTGGCAACCTTATGATGATAGAAAGCCTGCTAGGCTCCAAGCAGGCAATAGGATATTTTACCAAACTGGACTACAAGCAATTGTTACTCTATGAGAATTTGATTAAAGAGAGTGTCAAATCCAGTTTTTATGGTAACACTATTGAGTTACTGGCAGAGGCAATTAGTGCAATAGATGTTTCTTTTGAAAACATAAGGGTTGAATGGCATTTgcataatttaatttcatccaaAACCATTATGGAGGGGCTCATACACAGTTACAATAGACAGGCAGAAGCCATGGGCGAGGTTTGTTATGAGCAAAAGCTTTATCCATTTGGCCCATTCGGCCAATTTGTGGCGCTGGAAAATAATGATTTCGGGCCTCTGCAGCATTTGGATGTTCAGCCGTACATAGAATGTCTTAAAAAAGGCACCAGGAAGCATTTGAATGGGATGGAACGAAGGGACGTTTTGCAAAATCTATACCGTTATTACAATGACAAAATATTCTCTAATGCACTACCCGCAGTTGTTAAAGATCCACAAAATAATGAAACCACGTgtgatatcaaatttagTGACATTTGGAGGAGTGGGATCCTCTCAAATGTCGAATACACCCAGGATCTAAAGCCGATCATCACCATAGATGAGCATGTGAGTGATCTAAAGATGTTGAAtgatttgttattattacaGATGCTGAAAATGCACTATATGTACAAAGTTAATACGGCACCCAGTGTATTTGCAGAATCGTTACCCCCCGACTATAGCTTGGTGTTTGCTTCTTGTTCAAGAGAGATTAAAAGGAGGTTTGACGAAAAATATCTTGCCTCATTTAAATACCCAAAGACAGAGCATATAGCTGTCCATGATACCCTGAAGTCACTGCGAATTAGTCACTTTGTTAACCAGGTATTGGAAGGGCACTGCAAGACGAATAATTCTTCCAAAGACAAAGACTTCCAATTGATTAACGTTGCGATTGAATCTTCATTGTACGGATTTGCTCATTATCTTATAGAGTTGACAGATGCGAATGCAGATGCAACGGACGACAATCCTATTTCACTAACGGATAATATACCAAACTTTGAGTATTTTAGACCCCTGTTTGAAAAGCTGGGGCTACCATATACGATTGGTCAACTAGATCAGGAGTGGATCTCGAGGCTAACAGATGATGAGGCACTACAGTTGTCTCATATTACAGATGTAGATGATAACATCATTGGCATGCTGGCCT encodes:
- a CDS encoding Pre-mRNA-splicing factor cwf2 (overlaps_old_locusTagID:BBM_III08605), whose translation is MGAKRMGEELPPKKRGGPKLASLKKNNNENRTLPNPLDYIDFGYAPFAKDLVESKEATVHDILSLGLTFSDNFLNAGYHKPPGETVGLGEEELIYEPIPEAALEKLEDTTPGWGPARRQVEPGLGNSVSYVQGNENYNIWYGKYATDRFDPRHQLNERPPAATKCDPELDSGYTRADWDPHAGQGYICLYFARGCCSFGSDCTYYHRIPTVEDEARIDASCDVFGRDRHSKHREDMTGVGSFLSQGKSLFLGNVYPDCSLANPVEDLKATLIREFSRWGALEDITLVSSKGIAFIDFRLRVAAEFAKAAMSDQPIPGITTALSVKWAHEVKKEKKANVETRRQIRNNSVCQVDSSGYGYDTKTAEQLAADLAREIAFEEKQRQAMENLERLNSALAGVESLDVGAMERSYS
- a CDS encoding hypothetical protein (overlaps_old_locusTagID:BBM_III08600), which codes for MTFIDCFLRRFGGGMIVQYLDTKSIAIDIEQGGFVVIRNLSLPIEISHPIVPLNLKSCKIGCVKVCAEWRSALRYNPSEKLRVEVTDLTLDIGLIDFGQWSDDELLEFLEHSKKKLLRHWENAFKTFGNFSLFEKIGFNVANSLAITCTNITINFNVDLEGFSGYIVRISIPELLLGGCDKLAGSELYGVRNSLLIALSINLSSVSISFAQANRAGADEIWIEMTTTPFDCEIGVRKWSPRALGMKPLFKRHNFFSNPAVGVTMSFSDLNFYLNSQVLDLIFSISGYFYTWSKWQYVLKDMLAARPSHTAAARYVKGQMGEAEKLKFERECPIEMLFRLINSNNKWFKYALHFCLKSGPFTISSDTARAEATLELTYKIYEKNSSKLFLTIDKIFIVAISKSVQSDGVVVDEFPIVYSSSIFQGGLVPIDGDMFELTIKQYTDHVTAIDIKVPRLTLALGNALAVITFFPSTIGAFDRIRKVIDELSDRKQIPMYKNRSLIKVQMLGVDLVAVFAPLEAESPTSVDKFAQLREYKYPYYLNTADVLSTDSSDNETSLQLVDRDQFLASHQISLHSPKDPFDGESEPIGRKFITCVNYAARLNTIHTHVYTDQIITFKSNSTASRCLAASLEDFVIFSDKKINHLSFALESLSLSLGGEIVAEMEKFRMAIYQIESSATVKSIILTIPTHLVKDVFLNLSKRDYLKEQVVDKGLEFYHRIDRIVKFFELQQEWSLAVSKEHSDLKAVSQALTLCDSGIEYPESKPANPKVKMSTKLKVHSLSLCAGAPNDVEISARKLSLDLAVQINGQASACIKAKYAKLSTGAGPVLLCANDTNFLQFDLSLQRLESLAFQYDVQSALSISSPVLDPAHIGALTDSIAAICGAVPQLKGGNSPWAQGSFRGNVAQALCLARIRLTATVDDLVLILQPGPGDEVFLYSRARLKALYDLATGPDSVPPPFIDSDGMARHLLVTVEETRISLKRGAMLLYIAEIKEVSMQATLLASSYGGKESVEFRPRMEAPIPTLSAVEHQESKSPKTPYPVGFQGSRYRDIVRKIKIAMRLGGHKQPSDANPVETDAKPAQLVQAQMIGNIGSSGHILYAAELIATRAKVWAIPDRSTSRGVRGTEEGLNLLIENVSGDLLRLQACGLLGLDPAKCVMTLSVVLGQLCIYLDSRPLIIPCGNISSRAGSGRFSSAAPGLGSSVPVTVWAKATVEGIRLHLPPPRVSSLESDKKFSIYQLEMKTSLYGLASGACNETDVADLWKQRHLVTCGEWRNLRIAHNTYTEMHRLFCTMAAPSHRLVALLSAESFTAELQPPPRLADRLPHLRLLSDCLNGTAVVDRLTRSVEAECKIQEFQLYCVLDGASQTIINDSSALSDISIAFYGSGAKRSLSLSLVDIQVVIELELIEKLLALGPSAPRANTNNTATTTTTATAAPNPNRRGDADFWTSPTPTERLGGLEVSINASRVALWLVRKQRTMSDKALHIHPAVIEQAEKLLDYECQCADPVNDLSGLGASLSATVNLSEDGLVLDCSGLSLYWGAPNSALYNVEILSFSDLTAGLTRNGSSRDVDVLVDSITVRLPLLIAGPALDFLKALKKMARRLVPAKGSSPAAPGLPAPIRMNAMAKEMRGSVYSGISSLDSTLLARLSLHGAQVALALDAAPRPSRVAVDAVLALDGWNDLRVPFAILHRAPLSLALTLYCGGSTPAAQTWSASAELGAVSLVLSYDLCRLLRHLSCVVPQRVGSSECLVYNELEQLVGLDLIGAREPVLVPRFCFRRVNLPLSHVFNANVLFINEAGCDRKIFDRKRAKLLLYGNTNDVSSALAGHRFSGDKIWGPGTSLPVVAPIIHPGSVPCLVVGSILRVENRTRMTLSVLCVNDAVTKTFNTLNAMSGANADAGNGNEKSRVEQLVLQENCSSSVPISWLQAGTRAEISNESGDVVRLPDLNSLAFGSYRADKWPVVFSKTCGVSARLDFTPSWGTRPRCLVLEPMVRCHNHLPWPIKICVLGNDVRTGKVLSIRPLQFAGLCWGESKPLLTVQAVLPGGLLFEGRAPVALKEGSKVTRCLTCSDSEEKIPIVIAASRHVLSVFIPVLLRNLMNAPVFVNHRALEPEEVVHLSVGDATALRISTHNPTHSSSHGSIHNCGLDRAQELPSSLKVNLLNPVRGGVLVDAQSVTSRSIGWSLWALQSQLPLNSTLLATIHSLFCITNSLPNDVFVRCEGESVPILLRSGSTVETSHCSTRRITVLDVEGSQEFNFEYAEREECIQRLLGPHLIDVTVGPLRTRRSLSMGSCAFVLQKTCAYEITLELAAEPRFILFNNTCEALTTSNCLSCGGEYVLGPGERCILDVPACPSFSLRLSIASRPVVIPCGVSSPAPGGGEDGSGCEYAFQVTRRGSRRLYVGAAPRFDGGGSDLGSSGLARGSSLGERCRALGVVRVSAARLTLTLVDEAALAALHLIGMSASLDPGPSASLRATVSSLHVDHFIPGGGIPAIVQTSNVDSADPMPFLDLILRCASSGDWEGEKLAMEGEKLANFVELLSVKVAPVCINIEFTVIKRLLSALRRMLPLLGSVASRLQPRPPSHSGAQGWASSYLHFGLVEVSPLSTAISIRTGGQEPFQELFALKLLEWLPLDTPKINFNLNGEKVEKFCGTPKQLAKRLGSGYIKQLLRQSIPSVWLSYPLAFLLGVLRALGALFATPARLINAPISKDSSRPEAALIGARLGIMLSMPYVVGGAFQTLGHTLNMLHKICGGQKVTPVGIIDSLWLSVNGMLADIFYYPWVGLRSEKLAFSNGVGISLLGYALCCVRCAACPILGLINLLTTICEGFSNTLIGDFEHFAHLSDTPDS